The following are encoded in a window of Haloarcula laminariae genomic DNA:
- a CDS encoding deoxyuridine 5'-triphosphate nucleotidohydrolase: MFESGRFVADRLDDLTDAQIQPNGVDLTLGAVYEQVEPGRVGREGKTVGSRREIEPEDGVYALDTGGYVVEYGDRVVIPDGHVGFLYPRSSLLRNSCMLNTAVWDAGYEGRGEGLLQVHHPIELEAGARIAQLVLAEAAHEETYEGSYQGENIEE, translated from the coding sequence ATGTTCGAGAGCGGACGGTTCGTCGCGGACAGGCTCGACGACCTCACTGACGCACAGATACAGCCAAACGGCGTCGACCTGACGCTGGGCGCGGTGTACGAACAGGTCGAGCCCGGCCGCGTCGGCCGGGAGGGGAAAACGGTCGGGAGCCGGCGTGAAATCGAGCCCGAGGACGGCGTCTACGCCCTCGATACCGGCGGCTACGTCGTCGAGTACGGCGACCGCGTGGTCATCCCCGACGGGCACGTCGGCTTTCTCTACCCCCGGTCGTCGCTGCTGCGTAACTCCTGTATGCTGAACACCGCCGTCTGGGACGCGGGCTACGAGGGCCGCGGCGAGGGACTGCTGCAGGTCCACCACCCCATCGAGCTCGAAGCCGGCGCGCGCATCGCCCAGCTAGTCCTCGCCGAAGCGGCCCACGAAGAGACCTACGAGGGGAGCTATCAGGGGGAAAATATCGAGGAGTGA